The Comamonas sp. GB3 AK4-5 genome includes a region encoding these proteins:
- a CDS encoding ribonucleotide-diphosphate reductase subunit beta: MLNFDDETTTTSSTAATGAAPAGSQHRVNAADKRIINAKTDVNQLVPFKYKWAWEKYLATCANHWMPQEVNMTRDIALWKDPNGLTEDERRIVKRNLGFFVTADSLAANNIVLGTYRHITAPECRQFLLRQAFEEAIHTHAYQYIVESIGLDESEIFNAYNEIKSIRDKDEFLIPFIEAIMDPHFHTGTPETDQTLLKSLIVFACLMEGLFFYVGFAQILALGRQNKMVGAAEQYQYILRDESMHCNFGIDLINQLKLENPHLWTAEFKEEINALFRKAVDLEYAYAEDTMPRGVLGMNASMFKGYLRYIANRRATQIGLEELFPGEENPFPWMSEMIDLKKERNFFETRVIEYQSGGALSWD; the protein is encoded by the coding sequence ATGCTGAATTTCGACGACGAAACCACCACCACTTCCAGCACTGCAGCCACCGGCGCCGCACCTGCTGGCAGCCAGCACCGCGTGAATGCGGCCGACAAGCGCATCATCAACGCCAAGACCGACGTCAACCAGCTGGTGCCCTTCAAGTACAAATGGGCCTGGGAAAAATACCTGGCCACCTGCGCCAACCACTGGATGCCGCAGGAAGTGAACATGACGCGCGACATCGCGCTCTGGAAAGACCCGAATGGCCTGACCGAAGACGAGCGCCGCATCGTCAAGCGCAATCTGGGCTTCTTCGTGACGGCCGATTCGTTGGCTGCGAACAACATCGTGCTGGGCACCTACCGCCACATCACCGCACCGGAATGCCGCCAGTTTCTGCTGCGCCAGGCCTTCGAAGAAGCCATCCACACCCATGCCTACCAGTACATCGTGGAGTCCATCGGACTGGATGAGAGCGAGATCTTCAACGCCTACAACGAGATCAAATCCATCCGCGACAAGGACGAGTTCCTGATCCCCTTCATCGAAGCGATCATGGACCCCCACTTCCACACCGGCACGCCCGAAACCGACCAGACCCTGCTCAAGAGCCTGATCGTTTTCGCCTGCCTGATGGAGGGCCTGTTTTTCTATGTGGGCTTCGCGCAAATCCTGGCACTGGGCCGCCAGAACAAGATGGTGGGCGCGGCCGAGCAGTACCAGTACATCCTGCGCGATGAGTCCATGCACTGCAATTTCGGCATCGACTTGATTAACCAGTTGAAGCTCGAGAATCCGCACCTGTGGACGGCCGAATTCAAGGAAGAAATCAATGCCCTGTTCCGCAAGGCCGTGGACCTGGAATATGCCTACGCAGAAGACACCATGCCACGCGGCGTGCTGGGCATGAATGCGTCGATGTTCAAGGGCTACCTGCGCTACATCGCCAATCGCCGGGCCACGCAAATCGGTTTGGAAGAGCTGTTCCCTGGCGAAGAAAACCCCTTCCCATGGATGAGCGAAATGATCGATTTGAAGAAAGAACGTAACTTCTTTGAGACACGCGTCATCGAGTATCAGTCCGGAGGGGCACTTTCTTGGGATTAA
- a CDS encoding carbohydrate kinase family protein — translation MPALICGSLAFDNIMTFEGRFADQILPEQLHILNVSFLVPSLRRDFGGCAGNIAYALQQLGGQPLPMAMVGSDGGDYLQRMRDQGIDTRHVGQVQDTHTAQCMIMTDRDNNQITAFHPGAMSLAHGNVITADCGAGIAIISPDGRDAMLQHAAQLQATNIPFVFDPGQGLPMFNGEELLQFIAQATWVTVNDYEAKMLCDRTGLSLEALSHKVRGLVVTLGGEGCEVWEQGVRTLVPAVTPEAVIDPTGCGDAWRAALLYGLEQGWTLVRCAELGNRVGAIKVAHRGPQNYQLDALRAEVAAA, via the coding sequence ATGCCCGCTTTGATCTGTGGCTCTTTGGCCTTTGACAACATCATGACCTTCGAGGGCCGGTTCGCCGACCAGATCCTGCCCGAGCAGCTGCACATCCTGAACGTCTCGTTCCTGGTGCCTTCGCTGCGCCGCGACTTTGGCGGCTGCGCCGGCAATATCGCCTATGCGCTGCAGCAACTGGGGGGCCAGCCGCTGCCCATGGCCATGGTGGGCAGCGACGGTGGTGACTACCTGCAGCGCATGCGTGACCAGGGCATAGACACCCGCCATGTGGGCCAGGTGCAGGACACGCACACCGCGCAATGCATGATCATGACCGACCGCGACAACAACCAGATCACGGCCTTCCACCCCGGCGCCATGTCGCTGGCCCATGGCAATGTGATCACGGCGGACTGCGGTGCGGGCATTGCCATCATCTCGCCCGATGGGCGTGACGCCATGCTGCAGCACGCCGCGCAGCTGCAGGCCACAAACATTCCCTTTGTGTTCGACCCCGGTCAGGGACTGCCCATGTTCAATGGCGAAGAGCTGCTGCAGTTCATCGCACAGGCCACCTGGGTGACGGTCAACGATTACGAGGCCAAGATGCTGTGCGACCGCACCGGCCTGTCGCTGGAGGCCTTGTCGCACAAGGTGCGCGGCCTGGTGGTGACCTTGGGTGGCGAGGGCTGCGAAGTCTGGGAGCAGGGCGTGCGCACGCTGGTGCCTGCGGTCACGCCCGAAGCCGTGATCGACCCCACGGGCTGTGGTGATGCCTGGCGTGCGGCCCTGCTGTATGGCCTGGAGCAAGGCTGGACCCTGGTGCGCTGCGCGGAGCTGGGTAACCGTGTGGGCGCCATCAAGGTGGCCCATCGCGGACCGCAGAACTACCAGCTGGACGCTTTGCGCGCCGAAGTCGCCGCAGCCTGA
- a CDS encoding DUF3426 domain-containing protein has translation MSLITTCPSCGTRFRVVADQLRVSEGWVRCGQCQDVFDARQHMDADAAPAKAEEPLPVDPPVAVVEPQPQSPAGPTAADVSAAAAFTPLPMPAAAVAAPPGYELPVPAWDEDSDFPHVDAAAEAVLPQPPAGLESSTSAFSPAASDTAAEPVWDETAFSRTVDAHEVLPIEEQEAPDSLPVQTWSAPADLTETPAPSEPAWTEPVPEHVPEPDEPVAPLAPEHAPTAQAEVHPTAVVEALTTAAAIESAAQKLMQAETHAAGAAGAAMPSLFAPQEVDVELADIDPALEPGFVRAARRQAWWQKPLVRVAMGAAVVVLPVALVLQVALHERNALVAWQPDLRPALEFMCTALQCHLGPRQQIAAMVVSGSAFTKTDTERSYQLSLSIQNQSRAPVGMPAVELTLTDAQDQAIARKVITAKELAAPQELRAGAEWSAMLPVTTPGLNLQVAGYRVLLFYP, from the coding sequence ATGAGCCTGATCACCACCTGCCCTTCCTGCGGCACACGCTTTCGCGTGGTTGCAGACCAGCTGCGCGTCTCCGAAGGCTGGGTGCGTTGCGGTCAGTGCCAGGATGTATTCGATGCCCGCCAGCATATGGATGCGGATGCGGCGCCCGCAAAGGCCGAGGAGCCGCTCCCCGTTGACCCGCCGGTTGCGGTGGTGGAGCCGCAACCGCAGTCGCCTGCAGGGCCCACAGCGGCAGATGTTTCTGCCGCGGCGGCCTTCACCCCGCTGCCCATGCCAGCTGCCGCCGTGGCGGCGCCACCCGGCTACGAATTGCCCGTTCCGGCCTGGGATGAGGACAGCGATTTTCCCCATGTGGATGCCGCAGCCGAGGCAGTGCTGCCGCAGCCGCCTGCAGGGCTTGAGAGCAGCACCTCGGCGTTCTCGCCTGCTGCGTCCGATACCGCAGCCGAGCCGGTTTGGGATGAAACCGCCTTCTCCCGCACTGTGGATGCGCATGAGGTGCTCCCCATAGAGGAGCAAGAAGCCCCGGACAGCTTGCCCGTGCAGACATGGTCAGCGCCTGCCGACCTGACCGAAACGCCAGCGCCCAGCGAGCCTGCATGGACCGAGCCTGTGCCCGAACATGTTCCAGAGCCCGACGAGCCCGTTGCCCCGCTTGCGCCAGAACATGCCCCCACGGCGCAAGCCGAGGTGCACCCCACTGCTGTGGTCGAGGCCTTGACCACGGCCGCAGCCATTGAATCCGCCGCCCAAAAACTGATGCAGGCGGAAACCCATGCCGCAGGTGCAGCGGGCGCTGCCATGCCCTCGCTATTTGCGCCGCAAGAGGTGGACGTCGAGCTGGCCGACATCGACCCTGCACTGGAGCCTGGCTTTGTGCGCGCTGCCCGCCGCCAGGCCTGGTGGCAAAAGCCACTGGTGCGCGTGGCCATGGGCGCTGCGGTGGTGGTCTTGCCCGTGGCCCTGGTGCTGCAGGTGGCCTTGCATGAGCGCAATGCGCTGGTGGCCTGGCAGCCCGATTTGCGCCCGGCGCTGGAGTTTATGTGCACGGCCTTGCAGTGCCATCTGGGCCCGCGCCAGCAGATCGCCGCCATGGTGGTGTCGGGCTCGGCCTTCACCAAGACCGATACCGAGCGCAGCTACCAACTGAGCCTGAGCATCCAGAACCAGAGCCGCGCCCCGGTGGGCATGCCCGCGGTGGAGCTGACGCTGACCGATGCCCAGGACCAGGCCATTGCGCGCAAGGTAATCACGGCCAAGGAGTTGGCAGCGCCCCAGGAATTGCGTGCAGGTGCCGAATGGAGTGCGATGCTTCCCGTCACCACCCCGGGCCTGAATTTGCAGGTGGCAGGCTACCGCGTGCTGCTGTTCTATCCCTGA
- the prmA gene encoding 50S ribosomal protein L11 methyltransferase, which yields MHELSLMCPEDRVEDVSDALDALDALSVSVEDMDAQTEAEQALFGEPGMPPPKEGWNRSRIVALFPSEDAAQQAQALLMLQDFFDGCQVLGVQEVEQQDWVRLTQSQFQPVEITPEFWIVPTWHELPEAAKVSIRLDPGLAFGTGTHPTTRMCLRWIATQPAASLGRTLDYGCGSGILAIGAAKFGGQPIDAVDIDPDAVTSCELNAQANEVTLNAGLPDKAEGVYQTVLANILATPLKVLAPLLCSHVQAGGHLVLAGILERQADELKAAYAPYVRLEVADSEDGWILMTAHKA from the coding sequence ATGCATGAGCTGAGCCTGATGTGCCCGGAAGACCGGGTGGAAGATGTGAGCGATGCGCTCGACGCACTGGATGCGCTGAGCGTGTCCGTGGAAGACATGGACGCCCAGACCGAGGCCGAGCAGGCCTTGTTCGGCGAGCCCGGCATGCCGCCGCCCAAGGAGGGCTGGAACCGCAGCCGCATCGTGGCGCTGTTCCCCTCCGAAGACGCTGCGCAGCAGGCCCAAGCCCTGCTGATGCTGCAGGACTTCTTCGACGGCTGCCAGGTGCTGGGCGTGCAGGAAGTGGAGCAGCAGGACTGGGTGCGTCTGACGCAGTCGCAGTTCCAGCCGGTGGAGATCACGCCGGAGTTCTGGATCGTGCCCACCTGGCACGAGCTGCCAGAGGCCGCCAAGGTCAGCATCCGCCTGGACCCGGGCCTGGCCTTTGGCACCGGCACCCACCCCACCACACGCATGTGCCTGCGCTGGATTGCCACGCAGCCGGCCGCTTCGCTGGGCCGCACCCTGGATTACGGCTGCGGCTCCGGCATCCTGGCCATTGGCGCTGCCAAGTTCGGCGGTCAGCCTATCGATGCCGTGGACATCGACCCCGATGCCGTCACCTCCTGCGAGCTCAATGCCCAGGCCAACGAGGTCACGCTGAACGCCGGCCTGCCTGACAAGGCCGAGGGCGTCTACCAGACCGTGCTGGCCAACATCCTGGCCACGCCGCTGAAGGTGCTGGCACCGCTGCTGTGCAGCCATGTGCAAGCCGGCGGCCATCTGGTGCTGGCAGGCATTCTGGAGCGCCAGGCCGATGAGCTCAAAGCCGCTTACGCGCCCTATGTGCGCCTGGAAGTGGCCGACAGCGAAGATGGCTGGATTCTGATGACGGCCCACAAGGCCTGA
- the accC gene encoding acetyl-CoA carboxylase biotin carboxylase subunit yields MFKKILVANRGEIALRIQRACREMGIKAVMVYSEADRDAKYVKLADEAVCIGPGPSPLSYLNMPAIISAAEVTDAEAIHPGYGFLAENADFAERVEQSGFAFIGPTADSIRVMGDKVSAKQAMIKAGVPCVPGSDGELPEDPAQIRRIAKAIGYPVIIKAAGGGGGRGMRVVHTEAALVNAVQMTKAEAGAAFGNPAVYMEKYLQNPRHIEIQVMCDQHKNAVYLGERDCSMQRRHQKVIEEAPAPGIPRRLIDKIGERCVAACKKIGYRGAGTFEFLYENGEFYFIEMNTRVQVEHPVTELVTGVDIVRTQIMVAAGEKLPFTQRQINTQTRGHAIECRINAEDPYNFMPSPGRVTMWHMPGGPGVRVDSHVYNNYFVPPNYDSMIGKLIVYGDTREQALARMRTALSEVVVEGIKTNVPLHQDLMVDAKFMEGGTNIHYLEQWLEHRKKR; encoded by the coding sequence ATGTTTAAGAAAATTTTGGTTGCCAACCGGGGTGAAATTGCCCTGCGCATCCAGCGTGCTTGCCGCGAAATGGGCATCAAGGCCGTCATGGTCTATTCGGAAGCCGACCGCGATGCCAAGTACGTCAAGCTGGCCGACGAAGCCGTGTGCATTGGCCCGGGCCCGTCGCCGCTGAGCTACCTCAACATGCCAGCCATTATTTCGGCTGCCGAGGTGACGGACGCTGAAGCCATCCACCCCGGCTATGGTTTCTTGGCGGAAAACGCTGACTTCGCCGAGCGTGTCGAGCAAAGCGGTTTCGCCTTCATCGGCCCCACGGCCGACTCCATCCGCGTCATGGGTGACAAGGTTTCGGCCAAGCAAGCCATGATCAAGGCCGGCGTGCCCTGCGTGCCCGGCTCGGATGGCGAACTGCCCGAAGACCCGGCCCAGATCCGCCGCATCGCCAAGGCCATTGGCTATCCGGTGATCATCAAGGCCGCTGGTGGCGGCGGTGGCCGTGGCATGCGTGTGGTGCACACCGAAGCTGCCCTGGTCAATGCCGTGCAGATGACCAAGGCCGAGGCCGGCGCTGCCTTCGGCAATCCTGCGGTGTACATGGAGAAATACCTCCAGAACCCGCGCCACATCGAAATCCAGGTGATGTGCGACCAGCACAAGAACGCCGTGTATCTGGGCGAGCGCGACTGCTCCATGCAGCGCCGCCACCAGAAGGTGATCGAAGAGGCTCCGGCGCCCGGCATCCCACGCCGCCTGATCGACAAGATCGGCGAGCGTTGCGTGGCCGCCTGCAAGAAGATCGGCTACCGCGGTGCGGGCACTTTCGAGTTCCTGTATGAAAACGGCGAGTTCTACTTCATTGAAATGAACACCCGCGTGCAGGTGGAACACCCGGTGACGGAGTTGGTCACGGGCGTGGACATTGTGCGCACCCAGATCATGGTGGCGGCCGGCGAAAAGCTGCCCTTCACCCAGCGTCAGATCAATACGCAAACGCGTGGCCATGCCATCGAATGCCGTATCAACGCGGAAGATCCGTACAACTTCATGCCATCGCCCGGTCGTGTCACCATGTGGCATATGCCTGGTGGTCCCGGTGTGCGTGTGGACTCCCATGTCTACAACAACTACTTTGTACCGCCCAACTACGACTCCATGATCGGCAAGCTGATCGTGTATGGCGACACCCGCGAGCAGGCCCTGGCCCGCATGCGCACGGCGCTGTCCGAAGTGGTGGTGGAAGGCATCAAGACCAATGTGCCCCTGCACCAGGATTTGATGGTGGACGCCAAGTTCATGGAAGGCGGCACCAACATCCACTATCTGGAGCAATGGCTGGAACACCGCAAAAAGCGCTGA
- the accB gene encoding acetyl-CoA carboxylase biotin carboxyl carrier protein: MDLRKLKTLIDLVSESNVSELEITEAEGKVRIVKGGGAVVQQFVAAPVQTAPVAAAPAAAAAPVAELPAPAAVTGHQVKSPMVGTFYRSSSPGAKAFVDVGAQVKEGDTLCIIEAMKILNEIEADKSGTVTRILADNGQAVEYGQPLFVIE; the protein is encoded by the coding sequence ATGGATCTGCGAAAACTCAAAACCCTGATTGACCTGGTGTCCGAATCGAATGTCTCGGAGCTGGAAATCACCGAAGCCGAAGGCAAAGTCCGTATCGTCAAGGGCGGTGGCGCCGTGGTGCAACAGTTTGTTGCTGCACCGGTGCAAACCGCTCCAGTGGCTGCCGCTCCGGCCGCCGCCGCTGCCCCTGTGGCCGAGCTGCCCGCACCTGCTGCCGTGACCGGCCACCAGGTGAAGTCCCCCATGGTGGGTACTTTCTACCGTTCGTCCAGCCCCGGAGCCAAGGCTTTCGTGGATGTGGGCGCCCAGGTCAAGGAAGGCGACACGCTGTGCATTATTGAGGCCATGAAGATTCTCAATGAGATCGAGGCCGACAAGTCCGGCACCGTGACCCGCATCCTGGCCGACAACGGCCAAGCCGTGGAATACGGACAACCGCTGTTCGTGATCGAGTGA
- a CDS encoding TlpA family protein disulfide reductase — translation MSTPTPSSMAGRRKLVAGVAAAAALSGAGWAWWRGQKPSPNDVALQAFWALQLQTPDGAPLALQQFAGKPLLVNFWATWCPPCVRELPLLSAFAQQQPGLQLLGLAVDQAVPVQKFLARQPLAFPVAMAGAGGSGLTRSLGNVQGGLPFSILFTADGNVKQRKMGELSADELQAWARAL, via the coding sequence ATGAGTACACCCACCCCATCTTCCATGGCGGGCCGGCGCAAGCTGGTGGCCGGTGTGGCCGCGGCTGCCGCCCTGTCCGGTGCGGGCTGGGCCTGGTGGCGTGGCCAAAAACCTTCGCCCAATGATGTGGCCTTGCAGGCCTTTTGGGCGCTGCAGCTGCAAACCCCCGACGGCGCGCCGCTGGCCCTGCAGCAGTTTGCCGGCAAGCCGTTGCTGGTGAATTTCTGGGCCACCTGGTGCCCGCCCTGTGTGCGGGAGCTGCCGTTGTTGTCGGCCTTTGCCCAGCAGCAGCCTGGCCTGCAATTGCTGGGCTTGGCGGTGGACCAGGCCGTGCCGGTGCAGAAGTTTCTGGCCCGCCAGCCCCTGGCGTTTCCCGTGGCCATGGCGGGTGCCGGAGGCAGTGGATTGACCCGTTCGCTGGGCAATGTGCAGGGGGGATTACCCTTTTCCATCCTGTTCACGGCCGATGGAAATGTGAAGCAACGTAAAATGGGTGAATTGTCTGCCGATGAGCTGCAGGCCTGGGCACGGGCTCTATAG
- the mpl gene encoding UDP-N-acetylmuramate:L-alanyl-gamma-D-glutamyl-meso-diaminopimelate ligase: MHIHILGICGTFMGGVAALAREAGHKVTGCDAGVYPPMSDQLRALGIELIEGYDASQLDLKPDMFVVGNVVSRARLADGSPKFPLMEAILDAGLPYTSGPQWLSEHVLQGRHVLAVAGTHGKTTTTSMLAWILECAGLTPGFLVGGVPLDFGVSARLGQQVAGQPRPLFVIEADEYDTAFFDKRSKFVHYHPRTAVLNNLEFDHADIFDDLAAIERQFHHLVRTVPAAGRIVANGLEESLTRVLGQGCWSEVTHFGSTVSEFSAQGPAHAFDVLQRGQKVAHVAWELSGEHNQLNALAAIAAAEHVGVAPAVAAEALGRFHNVKRRMELRGTVRDITVYDDFAHHPTAIRTTLEGLRKRLGQSPRILAVFEPRSNTMKLGAMKAQLPWALKEADLVFCHTAGLDWDAAAALAPLGDAAFCSNELAALIETIAAAARPGDHIVCMSNGGFGGIHAKLLAALEATA; encoded by the coding sequence ATGCATATTCACATCCTGGGGATTTGCGGCACCTTCATGGGCGGGGTGGCCGCATTGGCACGCGAGGCGGGCCATAAAGTGACCGGTTGCGACGCGGGGGTCTACCCGCCCATGAGCGACCAGTTGCGCGCCCTGGGCATAGAGCTGATCGAAGGCTATGACGCCAGCCAGCTCGACCTCAAGCCCGATATGTTTGTGGTGGGCAATGTGGTCAGCCGTGCGCGCCTGGCCGACGGCTCGCCCAAGTTCCCGCTGATGGAAGCCATTCTGGACGCCGGCCTGCCCTATACCAGTGGGCCGCAGTGGCTGAGTGAGCATGTGCTGCAAGGCCGCCATGTGCTGGCCGTGGCCGGCACCCATGGCAAGACCACCACGACCTCCATGCTGGCCTGGATTCTGGAATGCGCCGGCCTCACCCCCGGCTTTCTGGTGGGTGGGGTGCCGCTGGACTTTGGCGTCAGCGCCCGCCTGGGCCAGCAGGTGGCCGGCCAGCCGCGCCCATTGTTCGTGATCGAGGCCGACGAATACGACACAGCCTTCTTCGACAAGCGCAGCAAGTTTGTGCATTACCACCCGCGCACCGCCGTGCTGAACAACCTGGAATTCGATCACGCCGACATCTTTGATGATCTGGCCGCCATCGAACGCCAATTCCACCACCTGGTGCGCACCGTGCCGGCCGCAGGCCGCATCGTGGCCAATGGCCTGGAAGAGTCGCTGACCCGCGTGCTGGGCCAGGGCTGCTGGAGCGAGGTGACGCATTTCGGCAGCACCGTGTCCGAATTCAGCGCCCAAGGCCCGGCCCATGCCTTTGATGTGCTGCAGCGCGGCCAGAAGGTGGCCCATGTGGCGTGGGAGCTCAGCGGCGAGCACAACCAGCTCAATGCCCTGGCCGCCATCGCCGCCGCCGAGCATGTGGGTGTGGCGCCCGCTGTGGCGGCCGAAGCCCTGGGCCGCTTTCACAACGTCAAGCGCCGCATGGAGCTGCGCGGCACGGTGCGGGACATCACCGTCTACGACGACTTCGCCCACCACCCCACGGCCATCCGCACCACGCTGGAAGGCCTGCGCAAGCGCCTGGGCCAAAGCCCGCGCATCCTGGCCGTGTTCGAGCCCCGCAGCAACACCATGAAGCTGGGCGCCATGAAGGCCCAACTGCCCTGGGCGCTGAAGGAAGCCGATCTGGTGTTCTGCCACACCGCCGGCCTGGACTGGGACGCAGCCGCCGCCCTGGCGCCGTTGGGTGATGCCGCTTTCTGCAGCAATGAGCTGGCCGCGCTGATAGAGACCATTGCCGCAGCGGCCCGCCCGGGTGACCACATTGTCTGCATGAGCAATGGCGGCTTTGGTGGCATCCACGCCAAGCTGCTAGCGGCGCTGGAAGCGACAGCCTAA
- a CDS encoding shikimate kinase, with protein MESNSKVVALIGLPGSGKSTVGRQLAKRWGIPFLDSDHVIEQRTGGAVRDFFALYGEEAFRDLEQTVIAELCADPAPKIVATGGGAVLREANRQVLHQHGQVFYLKASPEELYQRLRHDKTRPLLQVADPAQRLRELFAARDALYAQTAHYVIDSARLTSHQLLHRVAMQAEMAGIAPRTTS; from the coding sequence ATGGAATCCAACAGCAAAGTGGTGGCATTGATCGGTTTGCCCGGCTCGGGCAAATCAACGGTAGGGCGGCAATTGGCCAAGCGCTGGGGCATTCCTTTTCTGGATTCGGACCATGTGATCGAGCAGCGCACCGGCGGTGCGGTGCGCGACTTCTTTGCCCTGTACGGAGAAGAAGCCTTTCGCGATCTGGAGCAGACGGTGATTGCCGAGCTCTGCGCAGACCCGGCGCCCAAGATCGTGGCCACCGGCGGTGGCGCGGTGCTGCGCGAGGCCAATCGCCAGGTGCTGCACCAGCATGGCCAGGTGTTTTATCTGAAGGCCTCGCCGGAAGAGCTTTACCAGCGGCTGCGCCATGACAAGACCCGGCCCTTGCTGCAAGTGGCCGACCCGGCCCAGCGCCTGCGCGAGCTGTTTGCGGCGCGCGATGCCCTCTATGCTCAGACGGCGCATTACGTCATCGATTCGGCGCGCCTCACCTCGCACCAGCTGCTGCACCGCGTTGCCATGCAGGCCGAGATGGCGGGCATTGCGCCACGCACCACCAGCTAA
- the pilQ gene encoding type IV pilus secretin PilQ, translating to MTGKHQHLAARVLRSMLAAALCWVAEAGAGGAIESVTASAQAGGDVLRIDFSEPLTAEPTGFATQTPARIALDFAHTTNGLGHSMVEVHKGQLNAVQVVEAAERTRVVLNLKSPASYRTEVQGKSLLVFLSPLAPAALTRAASHHQILAAPVLGGESLQPLSDVDFRRGSDGAGRVVVGVGRDSVGIDVREEGHSLVVEFLRTSLPEGLRRKLDVVDFGTPVQSISTTQQGDRVRMRIDISGDWEHSAYQSRQRFVLEVRQKKADPSKLHQGPGYTGERLSLNFQNIEVRALLQVIADFTNFNIVTSDTVSGALTLRLKDVPWDQALQIIMDAKGLGLKKNGSVLWIAPKDEIDARTRKDYEAAQALEKLEPLRTQGFQLNYIKAADVLKQLAANHSTQIGLPGAGGGGATSTRFLSPRGSAIAENRTNQIFVTDTGSKLAELEQLLLKLDVPVRQVMIEARIVEARDSFGQSLGVKFGAGTRGNFLGHNKWNVGSTYGDASSGALPSASPFVNLPASLSGASSVGSVAFSIFNSASTRFLSLELSAMEADGQGKIISSPRLVTADQSKALIEQGTEFPYSITAPNGATTIAFKKAVLKLEVTPQITPEGNIILDLDVNKDSRGEKTEQGIAIDTKHIQTQVLVENGGTVVIGGIFEMEETRQVHKIPLLGDMPVLGHLFKNQTRETSKREMLVFITPRMLTENGIKR from the coding sequence ATGACTGGCAAGCACCAACATCTCGCAGCCCGGGTATTGCGCAGCATGCTGGCCGCCGCACTGTGCTGGGTTGCGGAGGCCGGGGCGGGTGGGGCCATCGAGTCCGTGACGGCATCCGCGCAAGCCGGCGGCGATGTGCTGCGCATCGATTTCTCCGAGCCTTTGACTGCCGAGCCCACGGGTTTTGCAACCCAGACGCCGGCGCGCATTGCGCTGGATTTTGCGCACACCACCAATGGCCTGGGACATTCGATGGTCGAGGTGCACAAAGGCCAGCTCAATGCGGTGCAGGTGGTCGAGGCAGCAGAGCGCACCCGTGTGGTGCTCAATTTGAAAAGCCCCGCCAGCTACCGTACCGAGGTACAGGGCAAATCGCTGCTGGTGTTCCTCAGCCCCCTGGCGCCTGCTGCGTTGACCAGGGCCGCCAGCCACCACCAGATACTGGCAGCCCCTGTGCTGGGCGGTGAAAGCCTGCAGCCGCTGTCCGATGTGGATTTTCGCCGGGGCAGCGATGGTGCTGGCCGCGTGGTGGTGGGTGTGGGTCGCGACTCGGTAGGCATCGATGTGCGCGAGGAGGGGCACAGCCTGGTGGTGGAGTTTCTGCGCACCAGCCTGCCCGAAGGCCTGCGCCGCAAGCTGGATGTGGTGGACTTTGGTACGCCGGTGCAAAGCATCTCCACCACCCAGCAAGGCGACCGTGTGCGCATGCGCATCGACATCAGCGGAGACTGGGAGCACAGCGCCTACCAGAGCCGGCAGCGCTTTGTGCTGGAAGTCCGCCAGAAAAAAGCCGACCCCAGCAAGCTGCACCAGGGGCCTGGCTACACCGGCGAGCGGCTGTCGCTGAACTTCCAGAACATCGAGGTGCGCGCCTTGCTGCAGGTGATTGCGGATTTCACCAACTTCAACATCGTCACCTCGGACACCGTGAGCGGTGCGCTGACGCTACGCCTCAAGGATGTGCCCTGGGACCAGGCTCTGCAGATCATCATGGATGCCAAGGGCCTGGGGCTGAAGAAAAATGGCTCGGTGCTGTGGATTGCCCCCAAGGACGAGATTGATGCCCGCACCCGCAAGGACTATGAGGCTGCCCAGGCACTGGAAAAGCTGGAGCCCTTGCGTACCCAGGGCTTTCAGCTGAACTACATCAAGGCTGCGGATGTGCTCAAACAGCTGGCAGCAAACCACAGCACCCAGATCGGCCTGCCGGGCGCTGGGGGCGGCGGCGCAACTTCCACCCGTTTTCTGTCGCCGCGCGGCAGCGCCATTGCAGAGAACCGGACCAACCAGATTTTTGTGACCGACACCGGCAGCAAGCTGGCCGAGCTGGAGCAGTTGCTGCTGAAGCTGGATGTGCCGGTGCGCCAGGTGATGATCGAAGCGCGCATCGTGGAGGCGCGGGACAGCTTTGGGCAGTCACTGGGAGTGAAGTTCGGTGCGGGAACCAGGGGCAACTTTCTGGGCCACAACAAGTGGAATGTGGGCAGCACCTACGGCGATGCCAGCAGTGGTGCCTTGCCCTCGGCCTCCCCGTTTGTCAATCTGCCGGCCAGCTTGTCGGGCGCCAGCAGTGTGGGTTCGGTGGCGTTTTCCATCTTCAACAGTGCCAGCACCCGTTTTCTGTCGCTGGAGCTGTCGGCCATGGAGGCCGATGGTCAGGGCAAGATCATCTCCAGCCCGCGCCTGGTGACGGCAGACCAGAGCAAGGCGCTGATCGAGCAGGGCACCGAGTTCCCCTACTCCATCACGGCCCCCAATGGCGCCACCACGATTGCCTTCAAAAAAGCCGTACTCAAGCTGGAGGTGACGCCGCAGATCACGCCGGAGGGCAACATCATTCTCGATCTGGACGTCAACAAGGACAGCCGTGGCGAAAAAACCGAGCAGGGCATTGCCATCGACACCAAGCATATCCAGACCCAGGTGCTGGTGGAAAACGGTGGCACCGTGGTGATTGGCGGCATCTTCGAGATGGAGGAAACCCGGCAGGTCCACAAAATTCCGCTGCTGGGCGATATGCCGGTGCTGGGCCATTTGTTCAAGAACCAGACCCGGGAAACCTCCAAGCGCGAGATGCTGGTTTTCATCACGCCGCGCATGTTGACGGAAAATGGCATCAAACGCTGA